The following are encoded in a window of Aerococcus sanguinicola genomic DNA:
- a CDS encoding ECF transporter S component, with translation MHEKKVYRLAIVSLLTAVLLLQTFIPWLGYIPLGPISITIVQITVMLGASLFDKQVGTMLGGIWGVLAWLRHLVQPTVVSPVFINPLVSVLPRLLTGFLTAVLASYLRKKFSGRWVYALIGAVGALCNTGLVMGAIYLFARAAYAQALGVSEAAILPIILGVVLTNGLAEMLASALVLPLLAQALQKVLK, from the coding sequence ATGCACGAAAAAAAAGTCTACCGCCTAGCTATTGTCAGCCTGCTAACGGCTGTCTTGTTGCTACAAACCTTTATCCCTTGGCTGGGCTATATTCCTTTAGGGCCTATTAGTATTACCATTGTTCAAATTACCGTCATGCTGGGGGCCAGCCTCTTCGATAAGCAGGTGGGAACCATGCTAGGAGGGATTTGGGGTGTCCTGGCTTGGTTGCGCCATCTGGTTCAACCGACCGTGGTTTCGCCGGTCTTTATTAATCCCCTAGTTTCGGTCCTGCCCCGGCTTTTGACCGGTTTTTTGACGGCGGTCTTAGCCAGCTACTTGAGGAAAAAGTTCTCTGGACGCTGGGTTTATGCCTTGATTGGGGCTGTGGGCGCCCTTTGTAATACGGGGCTCGTGATGGGAGCTATCTACCTCTTTGCCCGGGCGGCCTATGCTCAGGCCTTGGGAGTGAGTGAAGCGGCCATTCTTCCCATTATCTTAGGGGTGGTCCTGACGAATGGTCTGGCTGAAATGCTGGCCTCTGCCCTGGTCTTGCCCCTGCTCGCCCAAGCCCTTCAAAAAGTACTCAAATAA
- a CDS encoding TRAP transporter small permease, whose translation MQKIRHILDQIMRVFNAVTLGLMTLLTVWQVFTRYLLHAPSTWSEELASYMFAWVTMFGAAYVFGKREHMNIPVVLERFSPKTQKTLNLLSEGLIFVFAVVVLIYGGIEITSLTMGQMSSSLSVPMGYFYAVIPLSGLFIAIYSILNIYDIYQKPVALDQSTKEADN comes from the coding sequence ATGCAAAAAATTAGACATATTCTAGACCAGATCATGCGTGTCTTCAATGCCGTCACCTTGGGCTTGATGACCCTCTTAACAGTCTGGCAAGTATTCACCCGCTACCTCCTCCATGCCCCCTCGACCTGGTCAGAAGAACTAGCTTCTTATATGTTCGCCTGGGTGACCATGTTCGGGGCTGCCTATGTCTTCGGCAAGCGGGAGCATATGAACATTCCTGTGGTCTTGGAACGCTTTTCACCTAAGACCCAAAAGACCCTCAACCTTCTCAGTGAAGGGCTCATCTTCGTCTTTGCGGTGGTCGTTTTGATCTATGGGGGGATTGAAATCACTTCCCTCACCATGGGACAAATGTCTTCCTCCCTTTCGGTGCCGATGGGTTACTTCTATGCGGTTATCCCGCTGAGTGGGCTCTTTATTGCCATCTACAGCATTTTAAACATTTATGATATCTATCAAAAACCCGTCGCTTTAGACCAGTCAACGAAGGAGGCAGACAACTAA
- the proS gene encoding proline--tRNA ligase, which produces MSQEETNLQQTDFSKWYLQSIQKADLFAYGPARGTMIFKPNGYFLWKQIKKGLNDQYEASGVEEVYFPMLIPQSFFEKEADHVEGFAPELPWVTKAGDEELEEPLALRPTSETLFGNAMSDWINSYRDLPMELNQWANVFRWEKRTFPFLRTSEFLWQEGHCAYATAEEAHERVLHFLKIYQDVVEDLLAMPVYTGEKTPSERFAGGDNTYSLEAMMKDTKAVQAATSHFLGTNFAEAFDIKFLNEDNEHVHTYTSSWGASTRLIGAMIMTHGDERGVVFPPKMAPVQVALLPVGNLKKNPQVLEKLREIEEELKAAGFRVSLDDSNNSPGYKYNEVEVKGVPLRLDFGPRDMENNSCMIKMRDQEDKESVALEDLVTTVQDKLDAMQTRLYEKADQFRKANEHYDIDTMEDLQAHLDKCHEEGQYPGWVLAGWDGTEESEAAVKEATGFTTRNIPFHAPVEKTVDLYSGKPAKYTVWYARAY; this is translated from the coding sequence ATGAGTCAAGAAGAAACAAACCTACAACAAACAGATTTTTCCAAGTGGTACTTACAAAGTATTCAGAAGGCAGACCTTTTTGCCTATGGGCCTGCCCGGGGGACCATGATTTTCAAGCCCAATGGTTATTTCTTATGGAAACAAATTAAAAAAGGCCTGAATGACCAATATGAAGCGAGTGGGGTTGAAGAGGTTTACTTTCCAATGTTGATCCCGCAAAGCTTCTTTGAAAAGGAAGCGGACCACGTGGAAGGCTTCGCCCCTGAACTGCCTTGGGTGACGAAGGCAGGGGACGAAGAGTTAGAAGAACCGCTAGCCCTCCGTCCAACTTCAGAGACCCTCTTCGGCAATGCCATGAGCGACTGGATTAATTCTTACCGCGACCTGCCGATGGAACTCAACCAATGGGCCAATGTCTTCCGCTGGGAGAAACGGACCTTCCCCTTCCTGAGAACGTCTGAATTCCTCTGGCAAGAAGGCCACTGTGCCTATGCGACAGCTGAAGAAGCCCATGAGCGCGTCCTCCACTTCTTGAAGATTTACCAAGATGTCGTGGAAGATCTCCTGGCCATGCCAGTTTACACAGGGGAGAAGACCCCTTCCGAACGCTTTGCTGGCGGGGACAATACCTATTCGCTCGAAGCGATGATGAAGGACACGAAGGCTGTTCAAGCTGCGACTTCTCACTTCTTAGGAACAAACTTTGCTGAAGCCTTCGACATCAAGTTCTTAAATGAAGATAATGAACATGTTCACACTTATACCTCCTCTTGGGGCGCTTCGACACGCTTGATCGGGGCGATGATTATGACCCACGGCGACGAAAGAGGGGTTGTCTTCCCACCTAAGATGGCACCTGTCCAAGTGGCCCTCCTGCCAGTCGGCAATCTGAAGAAGAACCCACAAGTCCTAGAGAAATTGCGTGAAATCGAAGAGGAACTGAAGGCAGCGGGCTTCCGCGTTAGCTTAGATGATTCCAACAACTCACCTGGCTACAAGTACAATGAAGTTGAAGTGAAGGGAGTTCCACTCCGTCTCGACTTTGGCCCTCGTGATATGGAAAACAACAGCTGCATGATCAAGATGCGCGACCAAGAGGACAAGGAATCTGTTGCTTTAGAAGATCTCGTTACAACGGTCCAAGACAAGCTAGACGCTATGCAGACGCGCCTTTACGAAAAAGCCGACCAATTCCGTAAGGCCAACGAGCACTATGATATCGACACTATGGAAGACCTCCAAGCCCACCTCGACAAGTGCCATGAAGAAGGCCAATACCCAGGCTGGGTGCTAGCTGGTTGGGACGGCACGGAAGAATCCGAAGCTGCGGTTAAGGAAGCCACAGGTTTTACCACCCGGAACATTCCTTTCCACGCTCCTGTTGAAAAAACTGTCGACCTTTACTCAGGTAAACCTGCTAAATACACAGTTTGGTATGCCCGTGCTTATTAA
- a CDS encoding TRAP transporter large permease, producing MAIQSLIIMIALLAILLVLGIPIAIAIGISAIGAILPTMSLETTVITAAQRIFSGTSTFTLVAIPFFVLAGNIMNQGGIAKRLVNFVEAIVGKIPGSLLLTNVGANALFGAISGSAAAAAAAVGGMVQDGEREQGYDMDLAAATNGASAPSGLLIPPSNALITYSLVSGGTSVAALFMAGYLPGLIWTLACMVVAFIMARKKGYLGDQRPFDWKRLGKATLDALLPLSLIVVVIGGIIAGVFTATEGSAIAVIYALFISVVVYRSISLKDLYKILVDSAETSGMVVFLIGVSNILSWVMAFTGIPQAIAGALPSTTENPLAIMLIINIILLISGTFMDVTPAILIFTPIFLPIATSFGMSPVHFGIIMVYNLCIGNITPPVGNTLFVAIRVGKSTLADVMPYMLSYYGAILTGLLLVTYVPAISLWLPELAGLL from the coding sequence ATGGCTATTCAATCTTTAATTATTATGATCGCCCTCTTGGCCATCCTCTTGGTCTTAGGGATTCCGATTGCGATTGCGATTGGGATTTCAGCGATTGGCGCGATCCTACCAACGATGTCCTTGGAAACAACAGTGATCACCGCTGCCCAGCGGATCTTCTCCGGGACTTCAACCTTTACCCTAGTCGCCATTCCCTTCTTCGTCCTAGCAGGGAATATCATGAACCAAGGCGGGATCGCCAAGCGCCTGGTGAACTTCGTGGAAGCCATCGTAGGTAAGATTCCTGGCTCGCTCCTACTCACCAACGTGGGGGCCAATGCCCTCTTCGGCGCCATCTCAGGTTCAGCCGCAGCAGCCGCGGCAGCAGTCGGCGGCATGGTTCAAGACGGCGAGCGCGAACAGGGTTACGACATGGACCTAGCCGCTGCTACCAACGGGGCCTCTGCACCGAGCGGACTCTTAATTCCCCCATCCAATGCCTTAATTACCTATTCCCTAGTTTCTGGTGGGACCTCAGTCGCTGCCCTCTTCATGGCCGGCTACCTGCCTGGCTTGATCTGGACTTTAGCCTGTATGGTCGTCGCCTTCATCATGGCCCGCAAAAAAGGCTACCTGGGTGACCAACGTCCCTTCGACTGGAAACGCCTGGGCAAGGCCACCCTGGATGCCCTCCTGCCCCTCTCCCTTATCGTGGTTGTTATCGGCGGGATCATCGCCGGCGTCTTCACCGCAACAGAAGGCTCTGCCATTGCGGTTATCTACGCCCTCTTTATCTCCGTTGTGGTTTACCGGTCCATTAGCTTGAAAGACCTCTACAAAATTCTGGTTGATAGTGCCGAAACCAGCGGTATGGTTGTTTTCCTGATTGGGGTTTCAAATATTCTCAGCTGGGTCATGGCCTTCACCGGCATTCCCCAAGCCATTGCAGGTGCCCTACCCAGCACCACCGAGAACCCACTGGCGATCATGTTGATCATCAACATTATTCTCTTAATTTCAGGGACCTTCATGGACGTGACCCCAGCTATCCTGATCTTCACGCCCATCTTCTTACCAATCGCAACTTCCTTTGGTATGTCTCCTGTCCACTTCGGGATTATCATGGTCTACAACCTCTGTATCGGGAACATCACCCCACCGGTCGGCAACACCCTCTTCGTCGCCATCCGCGTCGGCAAGTCGACCCTGGCAGACGTTATGCCCTACATGCTCAGCTACTATGGAGCAATCCTCACCGGCTTACTCCTCGTCACCTACGTCCCAGCCATCTCGCTCTGGTTACCAGAATTGGCCGGGCTCCTATAG
- a CDS encoding PTS glucitol/sorbitol transporter subunit IIA has translation MPTQFKAKIANVGQAVDRFLGEKLLLVFSNADVMSEVKNYSVLITDIDFPGHIETGQCLCISGQCFEITAVGDIAEKNLRTINHVTFKANGATEADIPGTIYIEDKPFPEIKQNTWIEIK, from the coding sequence ATGCCAACACAATTCAAAGCCAAAATCGCCAATGTCGGCCAAGCCGTTGACCGCTTCCTCGGAGAAAAACTCCTCCTCGTATTCTCCAACGCCGACGTCATGTCCGAAGTCAAAAACTACAGCGTCCTCATCACGGACATCGACTTCCCCGGCCATATCGAAACCGGCCAGTGCCTATGCATCTCCGGTCAATGCTTCGAAATCACCGCAGTCGGCGACATCGCTGAGAAAAACCTCCGCACCATCAACCACGTCACCTTCAAAGCCAACGGTGCCACAGAAGCCGACATCCCAGGCACCATCTACATCGAAGACAAACCCTTCCCCGAAATCAAACAAAACACCTGGATCGAAATTAAATAA
- a CDS encoding TRAP transporter substrate-binding protein, which yields MKKRRLFSQFAIILSLLSVLVMVVLPVQVQAEQKQRIIRIAHNQSSNHPTHIGMEAFEKYIEQELGDKYDVQIYPSELLGTQTNMVQLTQTGAIEITVASNSILETFNQQFQIFNLPYLFETPEIYHAVMNDPEIVGPIFNGTEESGFITKAWLDAGTRNFYVTKGPIEKPSDLSGLKIRVQQSPTNVRMMELLGGSATPMGFGDVYTAIQSGVIDGAENNELALTENGHGDIVKNYSYTLHQMIPDEVIVNSRFLDELPAEDKKIFDKGFQIMQDTQHQAWQEKVEEAREKAEKDMGVKFNYPDTAPFREAVMPLHKEVLEANPSLEKIYKQIEEKAKTVKAEDKEAQADAKN from the coding sequence ATGAAAAAGCGGCGTTTATTCAGTCAATTTGCTATTATTTTGAGCCTTTTAAGCGTCCTTGTCATGGTTGTTTTACCTGTGCAAGTACAGGCCGAACAGAAGCAGCGGATTATCCGCATTGCCCATAACCAGTCGTCCAACCACCCCACCCATATCGGGATGGAAGCATTCGAGAAGTACATTGAACAGGAGCTAGGGGACAAGTATGATGTCCAAATCTACCCTAGTGAGCTCTTGGGGACCCAAACCAATATGGTCCAGCTCACCCAGACCGGTGCTATTGAGATTACGGTGGCTTCCAACTCTATCTTGGAAACCTTCAACCAACAGTTCCAGATCTTCAACCTACCCTATCTCTTTGAAACTCCAGAAATTTACCATGCCGTGATGAATGATCCTGAAATCGTCGGTCCGATCTTCAATGGGACGGAAGAATCAGGTTTCATCACCAAGGCTTGGTTAGACGCTGGTACCCGGAACTTCTATGTAACCAAGGGACCAATCGAGAAACCTTCTGACCTCTCTGGGCTCAAGATCCGGGTCCAACAATCCCCTACCAATGTCCGCATGATGGAACTCCTCGGCGGCTCTGCGACACCAATGGGCTTCGGGGATGTCTACACCGCTATCCAGTCGGGCGTGATCGACGGAGCTGAAAACAACGAACTTGCTCTGACTGAGAACGGCCACGGGGACATTGTGAAGAATTATTCCTATACCCTCCACCAAATGATCCCCGACGAAGTGATCGTCAACAGCCGCTTCCTCGATGAACTGCCAGCTGAAGACAAGAAAATCTTCGACAAGGGCTTCCAAATTATGCAGGATACCCAACACCAAGCTTGGCAAGAAAAAGTAGAAGAAGCCCGGGAAAAAGCTGAAAAAGACATGGGCGTTAAGTTCAACTATCCCGATACAGCGCCTTTCCGTGAAGCGGTCATGCCTCTCCACAAAGAAGTCCTCGAGGCCAACCCTTCCCTAGAGAAAATCTACAAACAAATCGAAGAAAAGGCTAAGACCGTCAAGGCTGAAGATAAGGAGGCGCAGGCAGATGCAAAAAATTAG
- a CDS encoding Cof-type HAD-IIB family hydrolase, whose product MYKLAAFDIDGTLVNDEKKVTESTLRGLAYLQDQGVHVAISTGRPLKGVHKVLDQIDQDLVDYASCFNGSVIYNLKENRIIFESYLEVSQVHEITRFALDHGMDVHGHSDSQVLVHRDPIDQYVGVESGILDMPIAQLDFLADDVHFPKLMITGAAERVLEIEGAIPSDWYQRYNIVKSEPYYLEFNPKESSKGLALEHLCGILDVDQSQSMAFGDQENDLSMIEWAGCGIAMGNAIPALKDIADYVTHDNNTDGIEHAAKTLV is encoded by the coding sequence ATGTATAAACTTGCTGCTTTTGATATCGATGGCACCCTAGTAAATGATGAGAAAAAAGTTACCGAATCAACCCTCAGAGGCTTAGCCTACCTCCAAGACCAGGGCGTTCATGTGGCGATTTCTACGGGCCGCCCCCTCAAAGGTGTCCACAAGGTCCTTGACCAGATCGACCAGGACTTGGTAGACTATGCTTCTTGCTTTAATGGCAGTGTGATCTACAACCTTAAAGAAAACCGCATTATTTTTGAAAGCTATTTAGAAGTTAGTCAAGTCCATGAAATTACCCGCTTTGCCTTGGACCACGGGATGGATGTCCACGGTCACAGCGACAGTCAGGTCTTGGTACACCGCGACCCTATTGATCAATATGTGGGTGTTGAATCGGGTATCCTCGACATGCCGATCGCTCAGTTAGACTTCCTAGCTGATGATGTTCACTTCCCTAAGTTGATGATTACAGGAGCAGCTGAACGCGTCCTTGAAATTGAAGGAGCAATTCCGAGCGACTGGTACCAACGCTACAATATCGTCAAGAGCGAACCCTACTATCTCGAATTCAACCCTAAAGAATCCAGCAAGGGCCTGGCCCTCGAACACCTCTGCGGTATTTTAGACGTCGACCAGTCCCAAAGCATGGCCTTCGGAGACCAAGAAAATGACCTCTCCATGATCGAATGGGCAGGCTGTGGCATCGCCATGGGCAACGCCATCCCCGCCCTCAAAGACATCGCCGATTACGTCACCCACGACAACAACACCGACGGCATCGAACACGCCGCCAAAACATTGGTGTAA
- a CDS encoding isocitrate/isopropylmalate dehydrogenase family protein, whose amino-acid sequence MTRVTLIPGDGIGPEIADYTVQVLEAAGADIQWDVQEAGQAVYEATGELIPDPVYQSIEANGLALKGPMTTPIGTGFRSANVALRKKYDLYANLRPVRSLGQVPALFDDLDLVLFRENTEDLYAGVEEKISDDVMHSIKIITRQASERIIRQAFDYAQDHHRRHVTVVTKANIMKLSNGLFLDTARQVAQDYPEIPLKEVLVDNMAMQLVINPKQFDVIVTENLYGDILSDLMAGLIGGLGLVPGANIGDNLAIFEAVHGSAPDIAGQGKANPTAMILSACLLLDHIGQTDCAQKIRQSLDRVLSQKEKLTADLGGPASGSEYCQALCQDLKNNK is encoded by the coding sequence ATGACTCGAGTAACCTTGATTCCTGGTGACGGCATCGGCCCTGAGATTGCCGACTATACCGTCCAAGTCCTAGAGGCAGCCGGAGCGGATATTCAGTGGGATGTCCAAGAAGCTGGGCAAGCCGTCTATGAGGCGACGGGTGAGCTGATTCCTGACCCTGTCTACCAAAGCATCGAAGCCAATGGTTTAGCCCTCAAAGGCCCCATGACGACACCAATTGGGACGGGCTTCCGCAGTGCCAACGTAGCCTTGCGCAAGAAGTACGACCTCTACGCCAACCTCCGTCCTGTCCGCTCACTGGGCCAAGTTCCCGCCCTCTTCGACGACCTGGACCTGGTCCTCTTCCGGGAAAATACTGAAGACCTCTACGCCGGCGTTGAAGAGAAGATTTCGGACGATGTCATGCATAGCATCAAGATCATCACGCGCCAAGCTTCCGAACGGATCATCCGCCAGGCCTTCGACTATGCCCAAGACCACCATCGCCGCCATGTCACAGTGGTCACCAAGGCTAATATCATGAAGCTCAGCAATGGCCTCTTCCTGGACACCGCCCGCCAAGTCGCCCAGGACTACCCAGAGATTCCGCTCAAAGAAGTCCTGGTCGATAACATGGCCATGCAATTAGTGATCAACCCCAAGCAGTTCGATGTCATCGTCACGGAAAACCTCTACGGCGACATCCTCTCCGACCTCATGGCAGGCCTGATCGGTGGCCTGGGCCTGGTCCCCGGCGCTAATATCGGCGATAACTTGGCAATCTTCGAAGCCGTCCACGGCTCAGCCCCTGACATCGCCGGCCAAGGCAAGGCCAACCCTACCGCCATGATTTTGAGCGCCTGCCTCCTCCTCGACCACATCGGCCAAACAGACTGCGCCCAAAAAATCCGCCAGAGCCTAGACCGAGTCCTCAGCCAGAAAGAAAAGCTCACTGCTGACCTCGGCGGCCCCGCCAGCGGATCCGAATACTGCCAAGCCCTTTGCCAGGATTTAAAAAACAATAAATAA
- a CDS encoding acyl-CoA thioesterase, with protein MKHCKETRVVQTHRIMPQETNSFGNMFGGQLLSLVDNSASVSASRMSRTVVMTAAMDKMNFLAPLPENDSVCVESFVSGVGKKSCEVFVKVLGEHLATGERYIAATSFMTFVAITDDPDFRMPEIVADSEEEAMICSGYDQRRQERLSQRQADQALHEKLTKQVFWLDEDYYKSGN; from the coding sequence ATGAAACACTGCAAGGAAACGCGTGTTGTCCAAACCCACCGCATTATGCCCCAAGAAACCAACAGTTTCGGCAATATGTTTGGGGGCCAGCTTTTGTCCCTCGTTGACAATAGTGCCTCCGTCTCGGCATCGAGAATGTCGCGGACAGTTGTGATGACGGCAGCTATGGATAAGATGAACTTTCTTGCGCCCCTCCCCGAAAATGATTCCGTCTGCGTGGAGAGTTTTGTCTCTGGAGTGGGCAAGAAGAGCTGCGAGGTTTTTGTCAAAGTCCTTGGGGAACACTTAGCCACGGGTGAACGTTATATTGCGGCGACTTCATTTATGACCTTTGTCGCGATTACGGATGACCCTGATTTTCGCATGCCTGAGATCGTGGCGGATAGTGAGGAAGAGGCCATGATCTGTTCGGGCTATGACCAACGCCGGCAGGAACGTCTCAGCCAGCGCCAGGCCGACCAAGCCCTCCACGAGAAGTTGACCAAGCAAGTCTTCTGGTTGGACGAGGACTACTACAAGTCCGGAAATTAG
- a CDS encoding alpha-amylase family glycosyl hydrolase, giving the protein MAKVTNLTLRHQLIYQVYLRNYSPEASFKALEADLDRLKDLGVDLILLSSIFPSQQETEGEGDSLFVQSFDEIGTEYGSMADFEDLVQAVRHKGMKLLLTMEIVALAMDAPLVQERPDFFLQGLDGNLYSRLPEAAPVYDLNFSNPKMWDALIERMKYWAHYVDGFYIPHAQLIRSEFFSSARAEVGDVHPYFYWLGGQMSGSELLDLRLQNIDFETEGEMYSNFDVLDIRPHAGLLERYYDGLMDLANVAFLLNMRTLVTASTSVLNRGLELEVGQRIATRVKNHCELRNWTAFSFFRKGIAQLMMGQEYGTKERIPIHEKKAITWDKPYDLTAMIRQLMQLKKREVFKSGYCFHQAASDDWLLVSYHFYNQHVFGLFKLRGDTNDEIEVELGIPEGKYANLLGEGHYEAKEGRIHVTEGPIIISYDGDIRVPR; this is encoded by the coding sequence ATGGCGAAGGTAACGAACTTGACGTTGAGACACCAACTCATTTACCAAGTCTATTTAAGAAATTACAGCCCAGAAGCTAGCTTTAAAGCTTTAGAAGCTGATTTGGACCGTTTGAAGGACTTAGGCGTCGATTTAATTTTACTGTCGAGCATTTTTCCAAGCCAGCAAGAGACGGAAGGAGAGGGAGATAGCCTCTTCGTCCAAAGTTTTGATGAAATCGGGACAGAGTATGGCAGCATGGCCGACTTTGAGGATTTGGTCCAAGCTGTCCGACACAAGGGGATGAAGCTGCTTTTGACCATGGAAATTGTGGCCCTAGCTATGGATGCTCCCTTGGTTCAAGAACGCCCTGACTTTTTCTTGCAGGGACTGGATGGGAACCTGTACAGCCGGCTTCCAGAAGCAGCCCCTGTTTATGACTTGAACTTCTCCAATCCTAAGATGTGGGATGCATTGATTGAGCGAATGAAGTATTGGGCCCATTATGTGGATGGTTTCTATATTCCTCATGCCCAATTGATTCGCTCCGAATTCTTCTCCTCGGCCCGGGCAGAGGTAGGGGATGTCCACCCTTACTTCTACTGGTTAGGCGGCCAGATGTCGGGCTCGGAACTCCTTGACCTGCGCCTGCAAAATATCGACTTTGAAACAGAAGGAGAGATGTACAGCAACTTCGATGTCCTGGACATCCGCCCCCATGCTGGCCTTCTGGAACGTTACTATGACGGCTTGATGGACTTAGCCAATGTTGCCTTCCTGTTGAATATGCGTACCCTAGTCACTGCGTCAACCAGTGTCTTAAATCGGGGACTTGAATTAGAGGTGGGCCAACGTATCGCAACCAGAGTAAAAAATCATTGCGAGTTAAGGAACTGGACAGCCTTTTCTTTCTTCCGTAAGGGCATCGCCCAGCTGATGATGGGTCAAGAGTACGGGACCAAAGAACGGATCCCGATCCACGAAAAGAAAGCTATTACTTGGGATAAGCCCTATGATCTGACAGCGATGATTCGCCAGCTCATGCAATTGAAGAAGCGGGAAGTCTTCAAGTCGGGCTACTGTTTCCACCAGGCAGCGAGTGATGACTGGCTCTTGGTGAGCTATCACTTTTATAACCAGCACGTTTTTGGCCTCTTTAAATTGAGAGGGGATACGAATGATGAGATTGAAGTTGAACTAGGGATTCCTGAAGGTAAATATGCCAATCTCTTAGGGGAGGGGCACTATGAAGCCAAAGAAGGACGAATTCATGTGACAGAAGGACCAATTATTATCTCCTATGATGGGGATATCCGAGTACCGCGCTAA
- a CDS encoding NUDIX hydrolase produces MLEKIYHIFQSYEAQPLGINKYYAVLIPLLVIDEELYILYESRAAGISQAGDTSFPGGRVEEGESFKEAAIRETVEELGLTPDKIALLGEMDYVVERDRVIACFVAQLNIDSLEDLAVNPDEVAYPFLVPFMKLFRQETKTYTFSHELQIDADFPYEKIPGGKAYPFRNRQVTDQVPFYDVDDEVLWGLTARLTERLMDIVRTGEADIFSGKL; encoded by the coding sequence TTGCTCGAGAAAATTTACCATATTTTTCAGTCTTATGAAGCCCAGCCTCTAGGGATCAATAAATATTATGCGGTCTTAATTCCCTTGCTTGTCATTGATGAAGAGCTCTATATTCTCTATGAGAGTCGGGCGGCCGGCATTTCCCAGGCGGGGGACACGTCTTTTCCTGGCGGTCGGGTCGAGGAGGGCGAGAGCTTTAAGGAGGCCGCGATTCGTGAAACAGTGGAAGAATTAGGCTTGACTCCCGATAAAATTGCGCTTTTGGGTGAGATGGATTATGTTGTGGAGCGCGACCGAGTGATTGCTTGCTTCGTGGCCCAATTGAACATTGATAGCTTGGAAGACTTAGCAGTCAACCCGGATGAAGTGGCCTATCCTTTCTTGGTGCCCTTCATGAAACTCTTCCGCCAAGAAACCAAGACCTACACCTTTAGCCATGAGCTCCAGATCGACGCGGACTTTCCCTACGAGAAGATTCCTGGGGGCAAGGCCTATCCTTTCCGCAATCGCCAAGTAACGGACCAGGTGCCCTTCTATGATGTGGATGATGAGGTTCTCTGGGGCTTAACTGCCCGGCTCACCGAACGCTTGATGGATATTGTCCGAACGGGCGAGGCCGATATTTTTTCTGGAAAGCTTTGA